The Chryseolinea soli genome contains a region encoding:
- a CDS encoding PadR family transcriptional regulator: MKKYQLGEFEEIVILTIGILNNRAYSVSIKDEIESRLSRTVSFGALHTALKRLEEKGYLKSFAGESTEDRAGRPRQYFEITAMGKKAMQYAKETRDELWKAIPKTVWQANLSR, encoded by the coding sequence ATGAAAAAGTATCAGCTAGGGGAATTTGAGGAGATCGTCATCCTCACGATCGGCATTCTGAACAACCGGGCCTATAGTGTTTCGATAAAAGATGAGATCGAATCCAGGCTTTCGCGCACCGTTAGCTTTGGGGCACTCCACACGGCTTTGAAGCGGCTGGAAGAAAAGGGGTATCTCAAATCGTTCGCCGGCGAATCGACCGAAGACAGAGCGGGCAGGCCCAGGCAATATTTCGAGATCACCGCCATGGGCAAGAAAGCGATGCAGTATGCGAAAGAGACACGCGATGAGCTTTGGAAGGCGATCCCAAAAACCGTTTGGCAAGCGAACCTGTCGCGTTGA